A genomic region of Alistipes megaguti contains the following coding sequences:
- a CDS encoding beta-N-acetylglucosaminidase domain-containing protein, with amino-acid sequence MSTLKKCFSTVAFSALLLGGTLSAQEPDFDLSAQRSEIQTVAPVPGCRLDHGSIVINPTPQQMGIDSTQRLDISRGLCLKDPAGCFAEDVDFVKLADKGPRLEILFGAKRAARQGVKPVSGAYRLTVDARGVTITGYDECGAFYGLQTLRQLIASPASAGGRIPHVTVNDYPDLPSRGVVEGFYGTPWSHEVRMSLIDFYGRFKLNTYIYGPKDDPYHSCPDWRKPYPEQEAMQIRELVDACRRNRVDFVWAIHPGQDIRWNEEDYRNLVGKFERMYELGVRSFAIFFDDISGEGTDPERQVALLNRLTEEFVRAKGDVAPLVVCPTDYSRLWANPTPQGSLSIYGRKLDPSVRVFWTGDVVCSDLTPETLEWVDSRICRPAYFWWNYPVTDYARHIMLQGPVYGLDTTLTAQQVCGIASNPMEHGEASKLALYGVADYAWNVEAYNALDNWERGLGELIPEAREAYRTFAIHSADTESGYRRDESWETRTFRLDEWTAPAAAALRAEFERVEQAPAILEARCTNRALLGELRPWLDEFARLGARGLRALDLMEAFRAGADDAAFWPQYEANLMSAAERRSYEAHRSGTMKLQPFYQQAMDDMGYGWMERMLGRKPMTLRGIGSFASAHTLQTRQMFDNDSTTYYTSGISQKPGDWIGVDLGCVHGVGEVLVLQGRNSTKDVDYFDHAVLEYSVDGRQWSPLLDELDKQYVVRWTGSPVEARYVRLRCLDSRRTNHVAIRSFEINPLHADRLPARLSGPDAGDESRLPYAFDERPDTSLPLSGTLELAVQPGTEQYTLLMGGLDAPVRIEQLSADGEVLKRDETGNSFFRFAVAKGTATLRVTGDVEIFEVIAR; translated from the coding sequence ATGAGTACCTTAAAAAAATGTTTTTCCACAGTTGCCTTTTCGGCCCTGCTACTGGGCGGAACCCTTTCGGCCCAGGAACCCGACTTCGACCTTTCGGCACAACGATCCGAAATCCAGACTGTTGCACCCGTTCCGGGTTGCCGGCTGGACCACGGCAGCATCGTCATCAACCCCACGCCGCAACAGATGGGGATTGATTCCACGCAACGGCTCGACATCTCGCGGGGCCTCTGCCTGAAGGATCCCGCAGGTTGCTTTGCGGAGGATGTCGATTTCGTAAAGCTTGCGGACAAGGGACCCCGTCTTGAGATCCTTTTCGGGGCCAAACGGGCCGCACGTCAGGGGGTCAAACCCGTATCGGGGGCCTATCGGCTGACGGTGGATGCCCGCGGCGTTACGATCACGGGCTACGACGAGTGCGGCGCCTTCTACGGTTTGCAGACGCTTCGGCAACTGATTGCCAGCCCCGCCTCGGCGGGCGGGCGCATTCCCCATGTGACGGTGAACGACTATCCCGATCTTCCGAGCCGCGGCGTGGTCGAGGGCTTCTACGGCACGCCCTGGTCGCACGAGGTGCGGATGTCGCTGATCGACTTCTACGGACGCTTCAAGCTGAATACCTATATCTATGGTCCGAAGGACGACCCCTACCACAGCTGCCCCGACTGGCGGAAGCCCTATCCCGAGCAGGAGGCGATGCAGATCCGCGAACTGGTCGATGCCTGCCGCCGCAATCGGGTCGACTTCGTCTGGGCGATCCATCCGGGACAGGATATCCGCTGGAACGAGGAGGATTACCGGAATCTGGTCGGCAAGTTCGAGCGGATGTATGAACTGGGAGTCCGATCGTTTGCCATCTTCTTCGACGACATCTCGGGCGAGGGAACCGATCCGGAGCGGCAGGTTGCGCTGCTCAACCGCCTGACGGAGGAGTTCGTCCGGGCGAAGGGCGACGTGGCTCCGCTGGTGGTCTGCCCGACGGACTATTCGCGGTTGTGGGCCAACCCTACGCCGCAGGGGAGTCTGTCGATCTACGGACGGAAGCTCGATCCGTCGGTCCGGGTCTTCTGGACGGGCGACGTGGTCTGCAGCGATCTGACGCCCGAGACGCTCGAGTGGGTTGACAGCCGTATTTGCCGCCCTGCCTACTTCTGGTGGAACTATCCCGTGACGGATTACGCGCGGCATATCATGCTGCAGGGCCCGGTCTACGGGCTCGACACGACGCTGACGGCACAGCAGGTGTGCGGCATTGCGAGCAACCCGATGGAGCACGGCGAGGCTTCGAAACTGGCGTTGTACGGCGTGGCGGACTATGCGTGGAACGTCGAAGCGTACAATGCCCTGGACAACTGGGAGCGGGGTCTGGGCGAACTGATTCCCGAGGCCCGCGAGGCCTACCGCACCTTTGCTATCCACTCGGCCGATACGGAGAGCGGCTACCGCCGTGATGAATCGTGGGAGACCCGCACGTTCCGGCTCGATGAATGGACGGCCCCGGCTGCCGCGGCCCTTCGTGCGGAGTTCGAGCGGGTGGAGCAGGCTCCGGCAATCCTCGAGGCCCGGTGCACGAATCGGGCCCTGCTCGGGGAGTTGCGTCCGTGGCTTGATGAGTTTGCCCGGCTGGGTGCCCGCGGACTTCGGGCACTGGATCTGATGGAGGCCTTCCGAGCCGGAGCGGATGATGCCGCGTTCTGGCCGCAGTATGAGGCCAACCTGATGAGCGCGGCCGAACGCCGCAGCTACGAGGCACACCGCTCGGGAACGATGAAGCTGCAGCCCTTCTATCAGCAGGCGATGGACGACATGGGATATGGTTGGATGGAACGCATGCTGGGCCGGAAGCCGATGACGTTGCGTGGGATCGGTTCGTTTGCCAGTGCGCATACGCTGCAGACCCGTCAGATGTTCGACAACGACTCGACGACCTACTACACGTCGGGTATCTCCCAGAAACCGGGCGATTGGATCGGCGTTGATCTGGGATGCGTGCATGGCGTCGGCGAGGTCCTGGTCCTGCAAGGACGCAACTCGACGAAGGATGTCGACTATTTCGACCATGCCGTGCTGGAGTACTCGGTTGACGGGCGGCAGTGGTCTCCGCTGCTCGACGAACTCGACAAACAATATGTGGTCCGTTGGACGGGCAGCCCGGTCGAGGCCCGGTATGTACGGCTGCGGTGTCTGGATTCGAGACGGACGAACCATGTGGCCATCCGCTCGTTCGAGATCAATCCGCTGCATGCGGATCGGCTTCCTGCCCGGCTGTCGGGCCCCGATGCCGGGGATGAGTCCCGGCTTCCGTATGCGTTCGACGAACGTCCGGATACGTCGCTGCCCCTCTCCGGGACGCTGGAGTTGGCCGTTCAGCCCGGCACGGAGCAATATACGCTGCTGATGGGAGGATTGGATGCCCCCGTGCGGATCGAACAGTTGTCGGCCGACGGCGAAGTGTTGAAACGGGACGAGACCG
- a CDS encoding acyltransferase has protein sequence MQKRTSATFADSKPHYELLDGLRGVAALVVIWYHVFEGFATSPVDQCFNHGYLAVDFFFILSGFVVGYAYDDRWRRRSLTLGSFIKRRLIRLHPMVVLGAVLGAVTFCLQGRVMWDGTQVALSAVMLALLLHLFLIPALPGSTPEVRGNAEMYPLNGPTWSLFFEYIGNLLYALFLRRLPTRWLAGFVALAGAGLAAFALGNGSGFGHLGVGWSLAGNNLPGGLLRLLFAFPMGLLLSRIFRPVAVRGAFWLCSLIVILLLVVPYVGDGSNPTWNGLYDALCVVVAFPLLVWLGASGRATDPATSRICRFLGDISYPVYVIHYPFMYLFYAWLWEGEKIPFAEAWPVAAGLYAGVIVLAWAALKLYDEPVRRWLTRRFLTRHTL, from the coding sequence ATGCAAAAACGGACCTCTGCGACCTTTGCGGATTCAAAACCTCACTACGAACTGCTCGACGGATTGCGCGGCGTGGCGGCGTTGGTCGTCATCTGGTATCACGTCTTCGAGGGTTTTGCGACGAGTCCCGTCGACCAGTGTTTCAACCACGGTTATCTGGCCGTCGACTTTTTCTTCATCCTTTCGGGGTTTGTGGTGGGTTACGCCTACGACGACCGCTGGCGGCGCCGGAGCCTTACGCTCGGCAGTTTCATCAAACGGCGACTGATCCGCCTGCATCCGATGGTGGTGCTGGGGGCGGTGTTGGGTGCCGTGACCTTCTGCCTGCAGGGGCGCGTCATGTGGGACGGTACGCAGGTGGCCCTCTCGGCGGTGATGCTCGCGCTGTTGCTGCACCTCTTTCTGATCCCGGCGCTTCCGGGCTCGACGCCCGAGGTGCGAGGCAACGCGGAGATGTATCCGCTCAACGGTCCTACGTGGTCACTCTTCTTCGAATACATCGGCAATCTGCTCTATGCGCTCTTTCTGCGCCGACTGCCGACCCGTTGGCTGGCGGGTTTCGTCGCTCTGGCGGGGGCCGGACTGGCCGCTTTTGCCTTGGGCAACGGTTCGGGATTCGGCCATCTGGGCGTGGGGTGGTCGCTGGCGGGCAACAACCTGCCGGGCGGCCTGCTGCGTCTGTTGTTTGCCTTTCCGATGGGGCTGCTGCTGTCGCGGATCTTTCGTCCCGTGGCCGTCCGCGGGGCCTTCTGGCTCTGCAGTCTGATCGTGATTCTGCTGCTTGTCGTTCCGTATGTCGGCGACGGTTCGAATCCGACCTGGAACGGCCTTTACGATGCGCTGTGCGTGGTGGTGGCCTTCCCGCTGCTGGTGTGGCTCGGGGCCTCGGGCCGGGCGACCGATCCGGCGACCTCGCGCATTTGCCGCTTCCTGGGCGATATCTCCTATCCGGTCTATGTGATCCACTATCCCTTCATGTATCTCTTCTATGCGTGGCTTTGGGAAGGGGAGAAGATCCCCTTTGCCGAGGCATGGCCCGTGGCGGCCGGCCTCTATGCGGGCGTGATCGTGCTGGCCTGGGCGGCGCTGAAACTCTACGACGAACCCGTCCGGAGGTGGTTGACACGCCGCTTTCTGACGCGCCATACCCTGTAA
- a CDS encoding DEAD/DEAH box helicase, with translation MRFDELDLEDEILDGLDDMNFQEMTPVQEQTIPVILEGHDLIGCAQTGTGKTAAYTLPLLNRLLLEGNEENVVKSLIIVPTRELALQIDQQFQGFSYYAPISTTVVYGGGDGKGWDLQKNGMLNGSDVVIATPGRMISHLQNSHVDLSHVEYLILDEADRMLDMGFSDDIMKIISYLPEKRQTIMFSATLPPKIRQLAKTILHDPVEVSIAISKPNEAIDQSAYICYESQKLGLIRELFAQPSESKTIIFSSSKLKVKELAHTLKRMKLDVAAMHSDLDQSQREEVMLNFKNNKVKILVATDIVARGIDIEDIGLVINYDVPHDPEDYIHRIGRTARAAATGSAITFVNEEEQGKFHQIEKFIERDIRKAELPASVGEGPKYEPEEARKRGGRGGRSRSKGGDGRGHGRGRRDRLRDKPRGTNSAPRDAQPAAETPRPTAGAASQSPAPAAAAAPAATGDKPRKRRHRGGRRHRRGNASGEGTPTPASGSTPSGE, from the coding sequence ATGCGATTTGACGAATTGGACCTGGAGGATGAGATTCTCGACGGTCTCGACGATATGAATTTTCAGGAGATGACTCCCGTTCAGGAGCAGACCATTCCGGTGATCCTCGAGGGTCACGACCTGATCGGCTGTGCCCAGACCGGCACGGGCAAGACGGCGGCCTATACGCTTCCGCTGCTGAACCGGCTGCTGCTCGAGGGCAACGAGGAGAATGTGGTGAAGTCGCTGATCATCGTGCCGACGCGCGAGTTGGCGTTGCAGATCGACCAGCAGTTCCAGGGTTTTTCGTATTATGCGCCGATCTCGACGACGGTTGTCTACGGCGGTGGTGACGGCAAGGGCTGGGACCTGCAGAAGAACGGCATGCTGAACGGATCGGACGTGGTGATCGCCACGCCGGGGCGCATGATCTCCCACCTGCAGAACAGCCACGTGGACCTTTCGCACGTCGAGTACCTGATCCTCGACGAGGCGGACCGCATGCTGGACATGGGCTTCAGCGACGACATTATGAAGATCATCTCCTACCTGCCCGAGAAGCGGCAGACGATCATGTTCTCGGCGACGCTTCCTCCGAAGATCCGCCAGCTGGCCAAGACGATCCTGCACGATCCCGTGGAGGTGAGCATCGCCATCTCGAAACCCAACGAGGCGATCGATCAGTCGGCCTACATCTGCTACGAGAGCCAGAAACTGGGGCTGATCCGCGAACTTTTTGCACAGCCTTCGGAGTCGAAGACGATCATCTTCTCGTCGTCGAAACTCAAGGTCAAGGAGCTGGCCCACACGCTCAAGCGGATGAAGCTCGACGTGGCGGCGATGCACTCGGATCTGGACCAGTCGCAGCGCGAGGAGGTGATGCTCAACTTCAAGAACAACAAGGTGAAGATTCTGGTGGCCACGGACATCGTGGCGCGCGGTATCGACATCGAGGATATCGGACTGGTGATCAACTACGACGTGCCGCACGATCCGGAGGACTACATCCACCGCATCGGCCGTACGGCGCGTGCCGCGGCGACGGGCAGCGCCATTACGTTTGTCAACGAGGAGGAGCAGGGCAAGTTCCACCAGATCGAGAAGTTCATCGAGCGGGATATCCGCAAGGCGGAGCTTCCGGCCAGCGTGGGCGAGGGCCCGAAATACGAGCCCGAGGAGGCCCGCAAGCGGGGTGGCCGCGGAGGCCGCAGCCGCAGCAAGGGCGGCGACGGCCGGGGTCACGGCCGCGGACGGCGTGACCGTCTGCGCGACAAACCCCGCGGCACGAATTCGGCGCCGCGCGACGCACAGCCGGCCGCCGAGACTCCCCGCCCGACGGCGGGTGCAGCTTCGCAGAGTCCGGCCCCTGCGGCCGCTGCTGCGCCTGCAGCAACGGGCGACAAGCCGCGCAAGCGGCGTCACCGCGGCGGACGCCGCCACCGCCGGGGCAATGCCTCGGGCGAAGGGACTCCGACACCGGCAAGCGGCAGCACGCCGAGCGGCGAATAA
- the miaB gene encoding tRNA (N6-isopentenyl adenosine(37)-C2)-methylthiotransferase MiaB yields the protein MELNTNTLRPLRGEGRKLFVETYGCQMNVGDTEIVVSLMQNEGYVYTDRIDEADVILINTCSIRDNAEQRIWGRLAEMKRLRRQHPGLIIGIIGCMAERLREKLLEGPSGVDVVAGPDAYRDLPRLVHTAESGGKGVNVLLSTEETYAEIAPVRLDRNGVSAFVAIMRGCNNFCSYCVVPYTRGRERSRDAETIVAEARSLFENGYREVTLLGQNVNSYRAGDVDFPELLRRVALISPLLRVRFATSHPKDMSDRLLETMASMPNICRSIHLPAQSGATSMLERMNRKYTREWYLDRIAAIRRYMPDCSITTDLIAGFSGETEEEHRQTLSLMREVGYDFAYMFKYSERPGTFAQKHLGDDVPEEVKSRRLQEIIALQNELGLESYRRDVGREFEVLVEGESKRNPNQLSGRTSQNKVVVFDRGDHRVGEYVRVRITGCTAATLFGEAL from the coding sequence ATGGAATTGAATACGAATACATTGCGACCCCTCCGGGGCGAGGGGCGGAAACTCTTTGTCGAGACCTACGGATGCCAGATGAATGTCGGCGATACGGAAATCGTGGTCTCGCTGATGCAGAACGAAGGATATGTCTATACGGACCGGATCGACGAAGCGGATGTGATCCTGATCAATACATGCTCGATCCGCGATAATGCCGAACAACGCATCTGGGGCCGTCTGGCCGAGATGAAACGCCTGCGGCGCCAGCATCCGGGCCTCATCATAGGAATTATCGGCTGCATGGCCGAACGCCTGCGCGAAAAGCTGCTCGAAGGCCCCTCGGGCGTCGATGTCGTGGCCGGACCGGACGCCTACCGCGATCTGCCGCGTCTGGTCCATACGGCCGAGTCGGGCGGCAAGGGGGTCAACGTGCTCCTCTCCACGGAGGAGACCTACGCCGAAATTGCCCCCGTGCGGTTGGACCGCAACGGCGTGAGCGCCTTCGTGGCGATCATGCGCGGCTGCAACAACTTCTGCTCCTACTGCGTGGTCCCCTATACGCGGGGACGCGAGCGGAGCCGTGACGCCGAGACGATCGTGGCCGAGGCCCGGAGCCTCTTCGAGAACGGCTACCGCGAGGTGACCCTTCTGGGCCAGAACGTCAATTCGTACCGCGCGGGCGATGTCGACTTTCCGGAGCTGCTGCGGCGTGTGGCCTTGATCTCGCCGCTGTTGCGCGTGCGCTTTGCCACGTCGCACCCCAAGGACATGAGCGACCGCCTGCTCGAAACCATGGCTTCGATGCCCAACATCTGCCGCTCGATCCACCTGCCGGCGCAGTCGGGCGCCACCTCTATGCTCGAACGCATGAACCGCAAGTATACGCGCGAGTGGTACCTCGACCGCATTGCGGCCATCCGGCGCTATATGCCCGACTGCTCGATTACGACGGACCTGATTGCCGGCTTCTCGGGTGAAACCGAGGAGGAGCACCGGCAGACGCTCTCGCTCATGCGCGAAGTGGGTTACGACTTTGCCTACATGTTCAAATATTCGGAGCGTCCGGGGACCTTTGCCCAGAAACACCTGGGCGACGACGTGCCCGAGGAGGTGAAGTCGCGGCGCCTGCAGGAGATCATCGCGTTGCAGAACGAGCTGGGGCTTGAGAGCTACCGCCGCGACGTGGGCCGCGAGTTCGAGGTGCTGGTCGAGGGCGAGTCGAAGCGCAACCCGAACCAGTTGTCGGGCCGTACGTCGCAGAACAAGGTGGTGGTCTTCGATCGGGGCGACCACCGTGTGGGCGAATACGTGCGGGTGCGCATCACGGGCTGTACGGCCGCCACGCTCTTCGGCGAGGCGCTGTAG
- a CDS encoding YitT family protein, with amino-acid sequence MNTKTLLEPMGSWAWWRSWFLIFLGCSIMGTGFVLFINPYNFVPGGVYGMGIVLHNIFPSIQVGTFGYMFDIPLMLTAMLVFGGGFGTRTVLAALYTPGFMNVLTRLIYPTPEAVESLDPALMLGGRLDLSDDLLLTCIMGAVAVGVGQGIVVRQQATTGGTDIVGMLLQKFAGIKFSTGIFLADGFVVLSGLLVIGFGLGTGDAASNGWMLTLYSLLTIYISSRVVAYLLDGASYDKLLFIISDHHEEIKRFIINDMERGATYLKGKGMFTDKSRDVIFLVISRKEVHLVQNRIREIDPRAFVVVTDAYETFGEGFKQFPDKNQIQAE; translated from the coding sequence ATGAATACGAAGACCTTACTTGAGCCGATGGGATCGTGGGCCTGGTGGCGCTCGTGGTTTCTGATTTTCCTCGGCTGCTCGATCATGGGCACAGGGTTCGTGCTTTTCATCAACCCCTATAATTTTGTGCCGGGCGGAGTCTACGGTATGGGTATCGTGCTTCACAATATTTTCCCCTCGATTCAGGTCGGAACCTTCGGCTACATGTTCGACATTCCGCTGATGCTGACGGCGATGCTGGTTTTCGGCGGAGGTTTCGGTACGCGGACGGTGCTGGCGGCGCTCTACACGCCGGGCTTCATGAACGTCCTCACGCGGCTGATCTACCCGACCCCCGAGGCGGTCGAATCGTTGGATCCGGCGCTGATGCTGGGCGGACGGCTCGATCTGTCGGACGATCTGCTGCTGACCTGCATCATGGGAGCCGTAGCCGTCGGGGTGGGCCAGGGAATTGTCGTGCGGCAGCAGGCTACCACCGGCGGAACCGACATCGTGGGCATGCTGTTGCAGAAGTTTGCCGGGATCAAGTTCTCGACGGGCATTTTCCTGGCCGACGGATTTGTCGTGCTGTCGGGACTGCTCGTGATCGGTTTCGGACTTGGAACGGGCGATGCGGCCTCGAACGGATGGATGCTGACGCTCTATTCGCTGCTGACGATCTACATCTCGTCGCGTGTGGTGGCCTACCTGCTCGACGGAGCCTCCTATGACAAGCTGCTCTTCATCATCAGCGATCATCACGAAGAGATCAAGCGGTTCATCATCAACGATATGGAGCGCGGTGCCACCTACCTCAAGGGCAAGGGCATGTTCACGGACAAGTCGCGCGACGTGATCTTCCTGGTCATCAGCCGCAAGGAGGTGCATCTGGTTCAGAACCGCATCCGGGAGATCGACCCGCGGGCCTTCGTGGTGGTGACCGATGCCTACGAGACCTTCGGCGAGGGCTTCAAGCAGTTCCCAGACAAGAACCAGATCCAGGCCGAATAG
- a CDS encoding DNA-binding transcriptional regulator gives MIKVILLIDCASEFDRKLLRGIMKYSKENGPWLFYRIPSDFRWGADKEEWILDWAREWKADAIIGRWDEDKVNLLSRLNIPIVLQNNMSRSNIYSNLTGDYENTGRMAARFFKKKLFTNFAFFGIRNIIWSEERCAGFQDEVHKLKGRFFSYKIEPFGAFDRKAIISWLDKLPKPAALFCCDDAHALVITETCKMSNIRIPEEISLLGVDNDDLLCGISDPPISSIALDVENGGYQTCKLLHRMLADGRNFPFNVVINPVGIIQRQSTSIYNISDPHVEKIIGFIDDHYSEEISMEALIKSVPLSRRNLEMRFKKETGTSLYQYLLINRIEHFAHLLITTNRPVIELACEVGFKDCSNIARIFKKYKGCSPLEFRQKNCVF, from the coding sequence ATGATCAAGGTTATCCTGCTGATTGACTGCGCCAGTGAATTCGATCGCAAACTGCTCCGAGGCATCATGAAATACTCGAAGGAAAACGGGCCCTGGCTGTTTTACCGAATACCCTCCGACTTCCGATGGGGGGCCGACAAGGAGGAATGGATCCTCGATTGGGCCCGGGAATGGAAAGCCGATGCCATCATCGGCCGGTGGGACGAAGACAAAGTCAACCTCCTGAGCCGGTTGAATATCCCTATCGTCCTGCAGAACAACATGAGCCGAAGCAATATCTACTCCAATCTCACCGGCGACTACGAAAACACCGGTCGCATGGCTGCCCGCTTCTTCAAAAAGAAGCTCTTCACGAATTTCGCCTTCTTCGGCATACGCAACATCATCTGGTCTGAAGAGCGTTGTGCAGGATTTCAGGACGAAGTCCACAAACTCAAGGGACGGTTCTTCTCCTATAAGATCGAACCCTTCGGCGCTTTCGACCGCAAAGCCATCATCTCCTGGCTCGACAAACTCCCCAAACCGGCCGCCCTCTTCTGTTGCGACGATGCCCACGCTCTGGTTATCACCGAAACCTGCAAAATGTCCAACATCCGGATTCCCGAAGAGATCTCGCTGCTGGGCGTGGACAACGACGACCTGCTGTGCGGTATCTCCGATCCGCCAATCTCCTCCATCGCCCTCGATGTCGAAAACGGTGGCTATCAAACCTGCAAGCTTCTCCACAGAATGCTCGCCGACGGGAGAAACTTCCCCTTTAATGTCGTGATCAACCCCGTAGGGATCATCCAGAGGCAATCCACCAGCATCTACAATATCTCGGATCCCCATGTGGAAAAAATCATCGGGTTCATCGACGACCACTATTCCGAGGAGATCAGTATGGAGGCTCTGATCAAATCGGTGCCTCTGTCCCGGAGAAATCTCGAAATGCGCTTTAAAAAGGAGACCGGGACCTCTCTCTACCAATACCTCCTCATCAACCGCATCGAACACTTCGCCCACCTGCTGATCACCACAAACCGCCCGGTCATCGAACTCGCCTGCGAAGTCGGATTCAAGGACTGCAGCAACATCGCCCGTATATTCAAAAAATATAAAGGGTGCTCTCCATTGGAGTTCAGACAAAAGAATTGCGTTTTTTGA
- a CDS encoding sugar MFS transporter: MQPKRQYYFSLAMLGCLFFIFGLVSWVNSILVPYFKVACELTSGVETYLVTFAFYIAYLVMTVPASFLLRRVGYKRGTLIGLWIMAAGALLFWPAALTRTYGLFLTALFTIGTALAILQSVANPFVTIIGPHESAAKRISMMGICNKLAGIIAPLLFAFLVIRPEDKQIMESIEQGLLSGEALQEALNEMIRGVIVPYVVLAILLFLFGILFYKSPIQDINPDKDNRTTGSQNDRKSIWSYPYLILGVAALFAHLGSQQISVSTIIGYAQGMGMSLDAAQIFPSCTLGCILLGYLGGVILIPRYISQQQSLVICTIAGLVLSTLVLILPPRASIWSLVLLGVPNSLIYAGIWPLAIRGLGRFTSLGSSLLVMALCGNAVLSLLYGLISDHMSLQASYWLLIPCFVYMIFYAIYGYKIEKW; encoded by the coding sequence ATGCAACCCAAACGCCAATACTACTTTTCCCTGGCCATGCTGGGGTGTCTGTTTTTCATCTTCGGTCTCGTTTCGTGGGTCAACTCCATCCTCGTCCCCTACTTCAAGGTTGCCTGTGAACTGACCTCCGGAGTCGAAACCTATCTAGTCACCTTTGCCTTCTACATCGCCTACCTCGTGATGACCGTCCCGGCCTCGTTCCTGCTCAGACGGGTCGGATACAAACGCGGAACCCTCATCGGACTGTGGATCATGGCTGCCGGCGCCCTGCTCTTCTGGCCCGCTGCCCTGACCCGGACATACGGACTGTTCCTGACGGCCCTGTTTACCATCGGCACCGCACTGGCTATCCTCCAGTCGGTGGCCAACCCCTTCGTGACGATCATCGGCCCCCACGAAAGCGCGGCCAAACGCATCAGCATGATGGGTATCTGCAACAAACTGGCCGGAATCATCGCCCCGTTGCTCTTCGCCTTTCTGGTCATCCGCCCGGAGGACAAACAGATCATGGAGAGCATCGAACAGGGACTGTTGAGCGGTGAAGCCCTGCAAGAGGCGCTCAACGAGATGATCCGCGGTGTCATTGTCCCCTATGTGGTGCTGGCCATCCTGCTGTTCCTGTTCGGCATTCTCTTCTACAAATCGCCGATCCAGGACATCAATCCGGATAAGGACAACCGCACGACCGGCTCCCAGAACGACCGGAAATCCATCTGGAGCTACCCCTATCTGATTCTCGGAGTTGCCGCCCTGTTCGCTCATCTCGGCAGCCAACAGATCTCCGTCAGCACGATCATCGGCTATGCCCAAGGCATGGGAATGAGTCTCGATGCTGCCCAGATCTTCCCCTCCTGCACGCTGGGGTGCATTCTGCTGGGTTATCTGGGAGGCGTCATCCTGATCCCGCGCTACATCAGTCAGCAGCAATCGCTGGTCATCTGTACGATTGCCGGACTGGTGCTCTCGACGCTGGTTCTGATCCTCCCACCTCGGGCCTCGATCTGGAGTCTCGTCCTGCTCGGGGTTCCGAACTCCCTGATCTATGCTGGCATCTGGCCGCTGGCCATCCGGGGACTGGGACGCTTCACCAGTCTCGGCTCCTCGCTGCTGGTCATGGCATTGTGTGGAAATGCCGTCCTGTCACTGCTCTATGGCCTGATTTCCGACCACATGAGCCTGCAGGCCTCCTACTGGCTGCTGATCCCCTGCTTTGTCTACATGATCTTTTATGCAATTTACGGATATAAAATCGAAAAATGGTAA